In one window of Gammaproteobacteria bacterium DNA:
- a CDS encoding low molecular weight phosphotyrosine protein phosphatase codes for MRMIRVLFVCMGNICRSPTAQGVFETLLEKEGLLDEINVGSAGTHAYHVGEAPDHRATSAAARRGVDISQQHARKVRPSDFEQFDYVLAMDNDNYSLLAAICPPDYQEKLVLFLSYAAQLGVTEVPDPYYGGANGFEQVLDIVEAASEGLLNVIKQTHFK; via the coding sequence ATGCGGATGATTCGTGTGTTATTCGTCTGTATGGGCAATATATGTCGCTCACCCACAGCGCAAGGAGTATTTGAAACACTACTTGAAAAAGAAGGTTTACTTGACGAGATTAATGTTGGTTCTGCGGGGACTCACGCTTATCACGTAGGCGAAGCTCCTGATCATCGTGCGACCAGTGCTGCAGCCAGACGTGGCGTTGATATTAGCCAACAGCATGCACGCAAGGTGCGCCCTAGCGATTTCGAACAATTTGATTATGTTTTGGCAATGGATAATGACAATTACAGTTTGTTAGCAGCGATTTGTCCGCCTGATTACCAAGAAAAATTGGTATTATTTCTTAGCTACGCCGCGCAGCTTGGCGTGACTGAGGTGCCGGATCCGTATTACGGTGGCGCCAATGGTTTTGAGCAGGTACTCGATATTGTTGAAGCAGCCTCAGAAGGTTTGCTTAACGTTATTAAGCAAACCCATTTTAAATAA